Proteins from one Calonectris borealis unplaced genomic scaffold, bCalBor7.hap1.2 HAP1_SCAFFOLD_35, whole genome shotgun sequence genomic window:
- the LOC142076231 gene encoding olfactory receptor 14J1-like — translation MSNGSSITQFLLLAFADTRELQLLHFWLFLGIYLAALLGNGLIITAIACDHRLHTPMYFFLLNLSLLDLGSISTTLPKAMANSLWDTRDISYTGCAAQLFFFVFFISAEVCLLTVMAYDRYVAICQPLHYGTLLGSRACVHMAAAAWTSGFLNALLHTANTLSLPLCHGNAVDQFFCEIPQILKLSCSHSYLREFGLLVVSGCLVFGCFVFIVVSYVEIFRAVLRIPSEQGRHKAFSMCLPHLAVVSLFVSTAGFAYLKPPSISSTSLDLVVAVLYSVVPPAVNPLIYSMRNQELKDALRKIMTGCFSEATNCLFSSA, via the coding sequence atgtccaacggcagctccatcacccagttcctcctcctggccttcgcagacacgcgggagctgcagctcttgcacttctggctcttcctgggcatctacctggctgccctcctgggcaacggcctcatcatcaccgccatagcctgcgaccaccgcctgcacacccccatgtacttcttcctcctcaacctctccctcctcgacctgggctccatctccaccactcttcccaaagccatggccaattccctctgggacaccagggacatctcctacacaggatgtgctgcacagctctttttctttgtcttttttatctcagcagaagtgtgtcttctcactgtcatggcctacgaccgctacgttgccatctgccaacccctgcactacgggaccctgctgggcagcagagcttgtgtccacatggcagcagctgcctggaccagtgggtttctcaatgctctcctgcacacggccaatacattgtcactacccctctgccacggcaatgctgtggaccagttcttctgtgaaatcccccagatcctcaagctctcctgctcacactcctacctcagggagtttgggcttctcgtggttagTGGCTGTTTAGTGTtcgggtgttttgttttcattgtggtgtcctacgtggagatcttcagggccgtgctgaggatcccctctgagcagggacggcacaaagccttttccatgtgcctccctcacctggccgtggtctccctctttgtcagcactgcagggtttgcctacctgaagcccccctccatctcctccacatccctggatctggtggtggcagtgctgtactcggtggtgcctccagcagtgaaccccctcatctacagcatgaggaaccaggagctcaaggacgcactgagGAAAATCATGACTGGATGTTTTTCAGAAGCCACAAACTGCCTGTTTTCCTCTGCATAG